CCACCGCGGCCGGCGCCGACGGCATCCTGCTGCTGCCGCCCTACCTGGTCGGCTCCACCCCCGAGGGGGTGCTCGACCACATCCGCTACGTCGTCCGCGACAGCGCGCTGCCGGTGATCGTCTACCAGCGCGCCAACGCCCGGCTCAGCCCCGCCACCGCGCTGGCCCTGCTCGACCTGGAGCCGGTGATCGGCCTCAAGGACGGCATCGGCGACATCGAGCAGATGCAGCGCATCGTCGCCACCGTCCGTACCAGCGACCATCCCCGGGCGGGCGGGTTCCACTTCCTCAACGGCCTGCCCACCGCCGAGCTCTCCGCCCGCGCCTACCGGGCCATCGGCGTCGGCAGCTACTCCTCGGCGGTGCACGCCTTCGCCCCCGACCTCGCCCACGCCTTCGCCCGCGCCCTCGACAACGGCGACGACGCCCTGGTGGACGCGCTGCTGGCGGCCTTCCTGCTGCCGCTGGCCGACCTCCGCGACCAGGTCCCCGGCTACGCCGTCGCGCTGATCAAGGCCGCCGCCCGGCTCGAAGGGATTCCGGTCGGCCCGGTCCGTCCGCCGCTGGTCGAGCCCCGGCCCGAACACGTCGCGGAGCTGGCCCGGATCGTCGCGGCCGGCCGGGCGGTCCTGGCCGAGCGGGCGGCCAGGGGATGAGGATCCGCCGGATCACCGTCACGCCCGTCGCCTTCCACGATCCCGCGCTGCTCAACGCCGTCGGCGTGCACGAGCCCTACGCGCTGCGCAGCGTCGTCCAACTGCACTGCGAGGGACCGGAGGGCGCCGTCGTCGGGCTCGGGGAGTCCTACGGGGACGACGCCTTCCTGGAACTGCTCCGCACCTCGGCCGAGGCCGTCATCGGCCTGGACGTGTTCCACCTCGGCCGGATCGAGCAGGCCGTCGCGGCCGCGCTCGGCGGCGGCGCCTTCGCCGACCGGCACGGACTCACCGGCGCCGGGTCCACCAGCAAGACCCTGCTGTCGGTCTTCGCCGCCTTCGAGGTCGCCTGCCTGGACGCCCAGGGCCGGACCGTCGGCCGTTCCGTCGCCGACCTGCTCGGCGGCCCGGTCAGGGACAGCGTGCCCTTCTCCGCCTACCTCTTCTACAAGTGGGCCGGGCACCCCGGGGCGGGGTGCCCGACCGGCGTCGAAGAGGGCGGGGACGAGTGGGGCGAGGCGCTGGACGCCGACGCCGTCGTCCGTCAGGCCCGGCGCATGATCGACCGCTACGGCTTCGGCGCGGTCAAGCTCAAGGGCGGGGTCCTCCCCCCGGAGGAGGAGGTGGAGGCGGTGCTCGCACTGCGGGCCGCCTTCCCCCGGCTGCCGCTCCGGCTCGACCCCAACGCCGCCTGGACCGTCCCGACCGCGCTGCAGGTGGCCGAACGGCTCGACGGGGTGCTGGAGTACCTGGAGGACCCGGTGGCCGGCATCGACGCCATGGCCGAGGTCGCCCGCAGCGCGCCGATGCCGCTCGCCACCAACATGTGCGTGGTCGCCCCCGAGCACCTCGCCCCGGCCCTGCGGGCGCGGGCGATCGGGGTGCTGCTCTCCGACCACCACTACTGGGGC
The Streptacidiphilus albus JL83 genome window above contains:
- a CDS encoding enolase C-terminal domain-like protein; protein product: MRIRRITVTPVAFHDPALLNAVGVHEPYALRSVVQLHCEGPEGAVVGLGESYGDDAFLELLRTSAEAVIGLDVFHLGRIEQAVAAALGGGAFADRHGLTGAGSTSKTLLSVFAAFEVACLDAQGRTVGRSVADLLGGPVRDSVPFSAYLFYKWAGHPGAGCPTGVEEGGDEWGEALDADAVVRQARRMIDRYGFGAVKLKGGVLPPEEEVEAVLALRAAFPRLPLRLDPNAAWTVPTALQVAERLDGVLEYLEDPVAGIDAMAEVARSAPMPLATNMCVVAPEHLAPALRARAIGVLLSDHHYWGGLRHTRELAGLCADFGVGMSMHSNSHLGISLAAMVQVAAATPQLDYACDTHWPWKRADEDVVRPGALRFVDGAVPLPSGPGLGVELDPDGLARLHELYLRCGLRRRDDTGYRQRVEPGFRPRQPGW
- a CDS encoding 5-dehydro-4-deoxyglucarate dehydratase: MDLHAALVPPLSFPLTPFTDDDRLDGEVFAAHVDQQIAAGTTAVFVACGTGEFTALGREEYRQVVAIAVKTSAGRVPVLAGAGGGPAIAREHLADATAAGADGILLLPPYLVGSTPEGVLDHIRYVVRDSALPVIVYQRANARLSPATALALLDLEPVIGLKDGIGDIEQMQRIVATVRTSDHPRAGGFHFLNGLPTAELSARAYRAIGVGSYSSAVHAFAPDLAHAFARALDNGDDALVDALLAAFLLPLADLRDQVPGYAVALIKAAARLEGIPVGPVRPPLVEPRPEHVAELARIVAAGRAVLAERAARG